From one Felis catus isolate Fca126 chromosome E2, F.catus_Fca126_mat1.0, whole genome shotgun sequence genomic stretch:
- the LOC102899166 gene encoding orphan sodium- and chloride-dependent neurotransmitter transporter NTT5-like isoform X5, protein MSLYNSVIITWSLSYLANSFDNSLPWNHCPLVKTTNVTDLSCLRTVSHQYFWYHTTLSASGHIEEGVDALVLHLTLGIFAAWFLLFLTMITGLKISMQLSSWASLDLWRQAGGHVVYSLGLGPGTTINFSSKAGGNSYIQVASLVALVNLVTSLLLTSIIFIVLEFWATTSGHTCVEKSVSKLISLIKKGVLPQDAKPPEDILLLPALDYLDWISNLPQHLQYPVIHFSPSCSIVTQKDKFMEGPGLAFAAFSQAISLFPGASLWAILFFLALVIMGLSTLMSILEGIVCPLQTSFSLFRRYPKLLSVLVCLGGFLGSLVFTSHAGSYIMSLFDDCLVPLTLIVIVAFQNVALAWIYGARRFREEMFSKLDRLLWSFFTFLWRYVTLPGLLALFTICLMQLHRRVPSYYTAWNSSMSQEVKQPYLQSALSWVTFLSILTFLPIPVQPLHHWWHLEDHVAFDPFETLQSKKMPLVPPKSLQYPKHQLVTSQKTDTECSSRKVNPPLIRRLNLSSLWRFSLPLSEYSQSSSWFSLPVISSLTSALSMRNASTPVSRQVSLASETIGNSDKSRETQEEN, encoded by the exons ATGAGCTTGTATAATAGCGTCATCATCACCTGGAGCCTCTCCTACCTGGCCAACTCCTTTGATAACTCCCTGCCCTGGAACCATTGCCCACTGGTGAAGACCACCAATGTCActg acctctCTTGCCTTCGGACTGTGTCCCACCAGTACTTCTGGTACCACACCACCCTGAGCGCCTCAGGCCACATTGAGGAAGGGGTCGACGCCCTCGTCCTGCACCTCACACTGGGCATCTTCGCAGCCTGGTTCCTCCTCTTCTTAACCATGATCACAGGGCTGAAGATTTCAATGCAG CTCTCATCCTGGGCCTCGCTGGACCTCTGGCGTCAGGCAGGAGGCCATGTGGTTTATTCCTTAGGCCTGGGCCCGGGCACCACCATCAACTTCTCCTCCAAGGCTGGAGGCAACAGCTACATCCAGGTGGCCTCCTTGGTGGCCCTGGTCAACCTGGTGACCTCATTGCTGCTCACATCCATCATCTTTATAGTGCTGGAGTTCTGGGCCACCACCAGCGGCCACACCTGTGTTGAGAA GAGTGTCTCAAAATTGATAAGCCTGATAAAAAAGGGGGTGCTGCCTCAGGATGCCAAGCCCCCGGAAGACATCCTCCTCCTGCCCGCCCTGGACTACCTAGACTGGATCAGCAATCTCCCTCAACACCTCCAGTACCCGGTCATCCACTTCTCCCCATCCTGCAGCATCGTGACCCAGAAGGATAAG TTCATGGAGGGCCCTGGCCTGGCATTCGCAGCTTTCTCCCAAGCCATCTCGCTGTTCCCTGGCGCCTCTCTCTGGGCCATCCTCTTCTTCTTGGCCCTGGTCATCATGGGGCTGAGCACCTTGATGAGCATCTTGGAAGGCATTGTCTGTCCCCTCCAgacctccttctccctcttcagGAGGTATCCCAAGCTGCTCTCAG TGCTCGTCTGCTTGGGAGGTTTTCTGGGCAGCCTCGTCTTCACCAGTCACGCTGGCAGCTACATAATGTCCTTGTTTGATGACTGCCTGGTCCCGCTCACCCTCATCGTCATTGTGGCCTTCCAGAATGTGGCCCTGGCCTGGATCTATGGAGCCAGGAG ATTCAGGGAAGAAATGTTCAGTAAACTGGACCGCCTGCTGTGGTCCTTCTTCACTTTCCTGTGGCGCTACGTGACCCTGCCTGGGCTGCTGGCCCTCTTCACCATCTGCCTCATGCAGCTCCACCGGAGGGTACCGTCCTACTACACCGCCTGGAACAGCAGTATG AGCCAGGAAGTAAAACAGCCCTACCTGCAGAGCGCCCTGAGCTGGGTCACCTTCCTCAGCATCCTCACCTTTCTGCCAATCCCAGTGCAGCCACTCCACCACTGGTGGCACCTCGAGGACCACGTTGCTTTTGATCCCTTTGAAACGCTACAGTCCAAAAAGATGCCCTTGGTGCCCCCCAAGTCGTTACAGTACCCCAAACACCAATTGGTGACGTCCCAGAAGACAGACACTGAATGCTCATCTAGAAAAGTCAACCCACCCTTGATTAGGAGGCTGAACCTGAGCTCCTTATGGAGGTTCAGCCTGCCCTTGAGTGAGTACAGCCAGAGCTCTTCCTGGTTCAGCCTGCCTGTCATTTCATCCCTGACATCTGCGCTGTCCATGAGGAATGCCAGCACTCCCGTTTCAAGGCAGGTGAGCCTGGCCTCAGAAACCATAGGCAACAGTGACAAGAGCAGGGAGACCCAGGAAGAAAATTAG
- the LOC102899166 gene encoding orphan sodium- and chloride-dependent neurotransmitter transporter NTT5-like isoform X4: MESLEEISEEEAPKGPRTSSFLSGKLTAKEILATKTQNYFAETKRTEDILMQVAFSIGLGSIWRFPYLCQRNGGGSFILMYFLMLLSFGIPLLYMEMIMGHWLRVDNIRVWKQLVPWLGGIGYASILVCILMSLYNSVIITWSLSYLANSFDNSLPWNHCPLVKTTNVTDLSCLRTVSHQYFWYHTTLSASGHIEEGVDALVLHLTLGIFAAWFLLFLTMITGLKISMQLSSWASLDLWRQAGGHVVYSLGLGPGTTINFSSKAGGNSYIQVASLVALVNLVTSLLLTSIIFIVLEFWATTSGHTCVEKSVSKLISLIKKGVLPQDAKPPEDILLLPALDYLDWISNLPQHLQYPVIHFSPSCSIVTQKDKFMEGPGLAFAAFSQAISLFPGASLWAILFFLALVIMGLSTLMSILEGIVCPLQTSFSLFRRYPKLLSVLVCLGGFLGSLVFTSHAGSYIMSLFDDCLVPLTLIVIVAFQNVALAWIYGARRFREEMFSKLDRLLWSFFTFLWRYVTLPGLLALFTICLMQLHRRVPSYYTAWNSSMPACHFIPDICAVHEECQHSRFKAGEPGLRNHRQQ, translated from the exons ATGGAGTCCCTTGAAGAAATATCAGAGGAAGAGGCTCCCAAAGGACCCAGAACTTCCTCCTTCCTGTCCGGGAAGCTCACAGCCAAGGAGATTCTGGCCACCAAGACCCAAAACTACTTTGCTGAGACTAAAAGAACCGAGGATATCTTAATGCAGGTTGCTTTCTCCATTGGGCTGGGTAGCATATGGCGTTTCCCCTACCTGTGTCAGCGGAACGGAGGAG gcagctTTATCCTGATGTACTTCCTCATGCTCCTCTCGTTTGGGATTCCCCTCCTGTACATGGAGATGATCATGGGGCATTGGCTGCGTGTGGACAACATCCGGGTCTGGAAGCAGCTCGTCCCCTGGCTGGGCGGCATAGGATACGCTAGCATATTG GTGTGCATCTTGATGAGCTTGTATAATAGCGTCATCATCACCTGGAGCCTCTCCTACCTGGCCAACTCCTTTGATAACTCCCTGCCCTGGAACCATTGCCCACTGGTGAAGACCACCAATGTCActg acctctCTTGCCTTCGGACTGTGTCCCACCAGTACTTCTGGTACCACACCACCCTGAGCGCCTCAGGCCACATTGAGGAAGGGGTCGACGCCCTCGTCCTGCACCTCACACTGGGCATCTTCGCAGCCTGGTTCCTCCTCTTCTTAACCATGATCACAGGGCTGAAGATTTCAATGCAG CTCTCATCCTGGGCCTCGCTGGACCTCTGGCGTCAGGCAGGAGGCCATGTGGTTTATTCCTTAGGCCTGGGCCCGGGCACCACCATCAACTTCTCCTCCAAGGCTGGAGGCAACAGCTACATCCAGGTGGCCTCCTTGGTGGCCCTGGTCAACCTGGTGACCTCATTGCTGCTCACATCCATCATCTTTATAGTGCTGGAGTTCTGGGCCACCACCAGCGGCCACACCTGTGTTGAGAA GAGTGTCTCAAAATTGATAAGCCTGATAAAAAAGGGGGTGCTGCCTCAGGATGCCAAGCCCCCGGAAGACATCCTCCTCCTGCCCGCCCTGGACTACCTAGACTGGATCAGCAATCTCCCTCAACACCTCCAGTACCCGGTCATCCACTTCTCCCCATCCTGCAGCATCGTGACCCAGAAGGATAAG TTCATGGAGGGCCCTGGCCTGGCATTCGCAGCTTTCTCCCAAGCCATCTCGCTGTTCCCTGGCGCCTCTCTCTGGGCCATCCTCTTCTTCTTGGCCCTGGTCATCATGGGGCTGAGCACCTTGATGAGCATCTTGGAAGGCATTGTCTGTCCCCTCCAgacctccttctccctcttcagGAGGTATCCCAAGCTGCTCTCAG TGCTCGTCTGCTTGGGAGGTTTTCTGGGCAGCCTCGTCTTCACCAGTCACGCTGGCAGCTACATAATGTCCTTGTTTGATGACTGCCTGGTCCCGCTCACCCTCATCGTCATTGTGGCCTTCCAGAATGTGGCCCTGGCCTGGATCTATGGAGCCAGGAG ATTCAGGGAAGAAATGTTCAGTAAACTGGACCGCCTGCTGTGGTCCTTCTTCACTTTCCTGTGGCGCTACGTGACCCTGCCTGGGCTGCTGGCCCTCTTCACCATCTGCCTCATGCAGCTCCACCGGAGGGTACCGTCCTACTACACCGCCTGGAACAGCAGTATG CCTGCCTGTCATTTCATCCCTGACATCTGCGCTGTCCATGAGGAATGCCAGCACTCCCGTTTCAAGGCAGGTGAGCCTGGCCTCAGAAACCATAGGCAACAGTGA
- the LOC102899166 gene encoding orphan sodium- and chloride-dependent neurotransmitter transporter NTT5-like isoform X3 has product MESLEEISEEEAPKGPRTSSFLSGKLTAKEILATKTQNYFAETKRTEDILMQVAFSIGLGSIWRFPYLCQRNGGGSFILMYFLMLLSFGIPLLYMEMIMGHWLRVDNIRVWKQLVPWLGGIGYASILVCILMSLYNSVIITWSLSYLANSFDNSLPWNHCPLVKTTNVTDLSCLRTVSHQYFWYHTTLSASGHIEEGVDALVLHLTLGIFAAWFLLFLTMITGLKISMQLSSWASLDLWRQAGGHVVYSLGLGPGTTINFSSKAGGNSYIQVASLVALVNLVTSLLLTSIIFIVLEFWATTSGHTCVEKSVSKLISLIKKGVLPQDAKPPEDILLLPALDYLDWISNLPQHLQYPVIHFSPSCSIVTQKDKFMEGPGLAFAAFSQAISLFPGASLWAILFFLALVIMGLSTLMSILEGIVCPLQTSFSLFRRYPKLLSVLVCLGGFLGSLVFTSHAGSYIMSLFDDCLVPLTLIVIVAFQNVALAWIYGARRFREEMFSKLDRLLWSFFTFLWRYVTLPGLLALFTICLMQLHRRVPSYYTAWNSSMCKWLLQPDLKSPGKGRGRSSQALPCVYDSPLRPSCLLPCSLGTLGLG; this is encoded by the exons ATGGAGTCCCTTGAAGAAATATCAGAGGAAGAGGCTCCCAAAGGACCCAGAACTTCCTCCTTCCTGTCCGGGAAGCTCACAGCCAAGGAGATTCTGGCCACCAAGACCCAAAACTACTTTGCTGAGACTAAAAGAACCGAGGATATCTTAATGCAGGTTGCTTTCTCCATTGGGCTGGGTAGCATATGGCGTTTCCCCTACCTGTGTCAGCGGAACGGAGGAG gcagctTTATCCTGATGTACTTCCTCATGCTCCTCTCGTTTGGGATTCCCCTCCTGTACATGGAGATGATCATGGGGCATTGGCTGCGTGTGGACAACATCCGGGTCTGGAAGCAGCTCGTCCCCTGGCTGGGCGGCATAGGATACGCTAGCATATTG GTGTGCATCTTGATGAGCTTGTATAATAGCGTCATCATCACCTGGAGCCTCTCCTACCTGGCCAACTCCTTTGATAACTCCCTGCCCTGGAACCATTGCCCACTGGTGAAGACCACCAATGTCActg acctctCTTGCCTTCGGACTGTGTCCCACCAGTACTTCTGGTACCACACCACCCTGAGCGCCTCAGGCCACATTGAGGAAGGGGTCGACGCCCTCGTCCTGCACCTCACACTGGGCATCTTCGCAGCCTGGTTCCTCCTCTTCTTAACCATGATCACAGGGCTGAAGATTTCAATGCAG CTCTCATCCTGGGCCTCGCTGGACCTCTGGCGTCAGGCAGGAGGCCATGTGGTTTATTCCTTAGGCCTGGGCCCGGGCACCACCATCAACTTCTCCTCCAAGGCTGGAGGCAACAGCTACATCCAGGTGGCCTCCTTGGTGGCCCTGGTCAACCTGGTGACCTCATTGCTGCTCACATCCATCATCTTTATAGTGCTGGAGTTCTGGGCCACCACCAGCGGCCACACCTGTGTTGAGAA GAGTGTCTCAAAATTGATAAGCCTGATAAAAAAGGGGGTGCTGCCTCAGGATGCCAAGCCCCCGGAAGACATCCTCCTCCTGCCCGCCCTGGACTACCTAGACTGGATCAGCAATCTCCCTCAACACCTCCAGTACCCGGTCATCCACTTCTCCCCATCCTGCAGCATCGTGACCCAGAAGGATAAG TTCATGGAGGGCCCTGGCCTGGCATTCGCAGCTTTCTCCCAAGCCATCTCGCTGTTCCCTGGCGCCTCTCTCTGGGCCATCCTCTTCTTCTTGGCCCTGGTCATCATGGGGCTGAGCACCTTGATGAGCATCTTGGAAGGCATTGTCTGTCCCCTCCAgacctccttctccctcttcagGAGGTATCCCAAGCTGCTCTCAG TGCTCGTCTGCTTGGGAGGTTTTCTGGGCAGCCTCGTCTTCACCAGTCACGCTGGCAGCTACATAATGTCCTTGTTTGATGACTGCCTGGTCCCGCTCACCCTCATCGTCATTGTGGCCTTCCAGAATGTGGCCCTGGCCTGGATCTATGGAGCCAGGAG ATTCAGGGAAGAAATGTTCAGTAAACTGGACCGCCTGCTGTGGTCCTTCTTCACTTTCCTGTGGCGCTACGTGACCCTGCCTGGGCTGCTGGCCCTCTTCACCATCTGCCTCATGCAGCTCCACCGGAGGGTACCGTCCTACTACACCGCCTGGAACAGCAGTATG TGCAAATGGCTTCTACAACCTGATTTGAAGAGCCCCGgaaaaggcagaggcagaagctCACAGGCCCTTCCTTGTGTCTACGACTCACCCCTCcggccttcctgcctcctcccttgctctctagGGACCCTGGGTCTGGGATGA
- the LOC102899166 gene encoding orphan sodium- and chloride-dependent neurotransmitter transporter NTT5-like isoform X2, producing the protein MESLEEISEEEAPKGPRTSSFLSGKLTAKEILATKTQNYFAETKRTEDILMQVAFSIGLGSIWRFPYLCQRNGGGSFILMYFLMLLSFGIPLLYMEMIMGHWLRVDNIRVWKQLVPWLGGIGYASILYFWYHTTLSASGHIEEGVDALVLHLTLGIFAAWFLLFLTMITGLKISMQLSSWASLDLWRQAGGHVVYSLGLGPGTTINFSSKAGGNSYIQVASLVALVNLVTSLLLTSIIFIVLEFWATTSGHTCVEKSVSKLISLIKKGVLPQDAKPPEDILLLPALDYLDWISNLPQHLQYPVIHFSPSCSIVTQKDKFMEGPGLAFAAFSQAISLFPGASLWAILFFLALVIMGLSTLMSILEGIVCPLQTSFSLFRRYPKLLSVLVCLGGFLGSLVFTSHAGSYIMSLFDDCLVPLTLIVIVAFQNVALAWIYGARRFREEMFSKLDRLLWSFFTFLWRYVTLPGLLALFTICLMQLHRRVPSYYTAWNSSMSQEVKQPYLQSALSWVTFLSILTFLPIPVQPLHHWWHLEDHVAFDPFETLQSKKMPLVPPKSLQYPKHQLVTSQKTDTECSSRKVNPPLIRRLNLSSLWRFSLPLSEYSQSSSWFSLPVISSLTSALSMRNASTPVSRQVSLASETIGNSDKSRETQEEN; encoded by the exons ATGGAGTCCCTTGAAGAAATATCAGAGGAAGAGGCTCCCAAAGGACCCAGAACTTCCTCCTTCCTGTCCGGGAAGCTCACAGCCAAGGAGATTCTGGCCACCAAGACCCAAAACTACTTTGCTGAGACTAAAAGAACCGAGGATATCTTAATGCAGGTTGCTTTCTCCATTGGGCTGGGTAGCATATGGCGTTTCCCCTACCTGTGTCAGCGGAACGGAGGAG gcagctTTATCCTGATGTACTTCCTCATGCTCCTCTCGTTTGGGATTCCCCTCCTGTACATGGAGATGATCATGGGGCATTGGCTGCGTGTGGACAACATCCGGGTCTGGAAGCAGCTCGTCCCCTGGCTGGGCGGCATAGGATACGCTAGCATATTG TACTTCTGGTACCACACCACCCTGAGCGCCTCAGGCCACATTGAGGAAGGGGTCGACGCCCTCGTCCTGCACCTCACACTGGGCATCTTCGCAGCCTGGTTCCTCCTCTTCTTAACCATGATCACAGGGCTGAAGATTTCAATGCAG CTCTCATCCTGGGCCTCGCTGGACCTCTGGCGTCAGGCAGGAGGCCATGTGGTTTATTCCTTAGGCCTGGGCCCGGGCACCACCATCAACTTCTCCTCCAAGGCTGGAGGCAACAGCTACATCCAGGTGGCCTCCTTGGTGGCCCTGGTCAACCTGGTGACCTCATTGCTGCTCACATCCATCATCTTTATAGTGCTGGAGTTCTGGGCCACCACCAGCGGCCACACCTGTGTTGAGAA GAGTGTCTCAAAATTGATAAGCCTGATAAAAAAGGGGGTGCTGCCTCAGGATGCCAAGCCCCCGGAAGACATCCTCCTCCTGCCCGCCCTGGACTACCTAGACTGGATCAGCAATCTCCCTCAACACCTCCAGTACCCGGTCATCCACTTCTCCCCATCCTGCAGCATCGTGACCCAGAAGGATAAG TTCATGGAGGGCCCTGGCCTGGCATTCGCAGCTTTCTCCCAAGCCATCTCGCTGTTCCCTGGCGCCTCTCTCTGGGCCATCCTCTTCTTCTTGGCCCTGGTCATCATGGGGCTGAGCACCTTGATGAGCATCTTGGAAGGCATTGTCTGTCCCCTCCAgacctccttctccctcttcagGAGGTATCCCAAGCTGCTCTCAG TGCTCGTCTGCTTGGGAGGTTTTCTGGGCAGCCTCGTCTTCACCAGTCACGCTGGCAGCTACATAATGTCCTTGTTTGATGACTGCCTGGTCCCGCTCACCCTCATCGTCATTGTGGCCTTCCAGAATGTGGCCCTGGCCTGGATCTATGGAGCCAGGAG ATTCAGGGAAGAAATGTTCAGTAAACTGGACCGCCTGCTGTGGTCCTTCTTCACTTTCCTGTGGCGCTACGTGACCCTGCCTGGGCTGCTGGCCCTCTTCACCATCTGCCTCATGCAGCTCCACCGGAGGGTACCGTCCTACTACACCGCCTGGAACAGCAGTATG AGCCAGGAAGTAAAACAGCCCTACCTGCAGAGCGCCCTGAGCTGGGTCACCTTCCTCAGCATCCTCACCTTTCTGCCAATCCCAGTGCAGCCACTCCACCACTGGTGGCACCTCGAGGACCACGTTGCTTTTGATCCCTTTGAAACGCTACAGTCCAAAAAGATGCCCTTGGTGCCCCCCAAGTCGTTACAGTACCCCAAACACCAATTGGTGACGTCCCAGAAGACAGACACTGAATGCTCATCTAGAAAAGTCAACCCACCCTTGATTAGGAGGCTGAACCTGAGCTCCTTATGGAGGTTCAGCCTGCCCTTGAGTGAGTACAGCCAGAGCTCTTCCTGGTTCAGCCTGCCTGTCATTTCATCCCTGACATCTGCGCTGTCCATGAGGAATGCCAGCACTCCCGTTTCAAGGCAGGTGAGCCTGGCCTCAGAAACCATAGGCAACAGTGACAAGAGCAGGGAGACCCAGGAAGAAAATTAG
- the LOC102899166 gene encoding orphan sodium- and chloride-dependent neurotransmitter transporter NTT5-like isoform X1 has protein sequence MESLEEISEEEAPKGPRTSSFLSGKLTAKEILATKTQNYFAETKRTEDILMQVAFSIGLGSIWRFPYLCQRNGGGSFILMYFLMLLSFGIPLLYMEMIMGHWLRVDNIRVWKQLVPWLGGIGYASILVCILMSLYNSVIITWSLSYLANSFDNSLPWNHCPLVKTTNVTDLSCLRTVSHQYFWYHTTLSASGHIEEGVDALVLHLTLGIFAAWFLLFLTMITGLKISMQLSSWASLDLWRQAGGHVVYSLGLGPGTTINFSSKAGGNSYIQVASLVALVNLVTSLLLTSIIFIVLEFWATTSGHTCVEKSVSKLISLIKKGVLPQDAKPPEDILLLPALDYLDWISNLPQHLQYPVIHFSPSCSIVTQKDKFMEGPGLAFAAFSQAISLFPGASLWAILFFLALVIMGLSTLMSILEGIVCPLQTSFSLFRRYPKLLSVLVCLGGFLGSLVFTSHAGSYIMSLFDDCLVPLTLIVIVAFQNVALAWIYGARRFREEMFSKLDRLLWSFFTFLWRYVTLPGLLALFTICLMQLHRRVPSYYTAWNSSMSQEVKQPYLQSALSWVTFLSILTFLPIPVQPLHHWWHLEDHVAFDPFETLQSKKMPLVPPKSLQYPKHQLVTSQKTDTECSSRKVNPPLIRRLNLSSLWRFSLPLSEYSQSSSWFSLPVISSLTSALSMRNASTPVSRQVSLASETIGNSDKSRETQEEN, from the exons ATGGAGTCCCTTGAAGAAATATCAGAGGAAGAGGCTCCCAAAGGACCCAGAACTTCCTCCTTCCTGTCCGGGAAGCTCACAGCCAAGGAGATTCTGGCCACCAAGACCCAAAACTACTTTGCTGAGACTAAAAGAACCGAGGATATCTTAATGCAGGTTGCTTTCTCCATTGGGCTGGGTAGCATATGGCGTTTCCCCTACCTGTGTCAGCGGAACGGAGGAG gcagctTTATCCTGATGTACTTCCTCATGCTCCTCTCGTTTGGGATTCCCCTCCTGTACATGGAGATGATCATGGGGCATTGGCTGCGTGTGGACAACATCCGGGTCTGGAAGCAGCTCGTCCCCTGGCTGGGCGGCATAGGATACGCTAGCATATTG GTGTGCATCTTGATGAGCTTGTATAATAGCGTCATCATCACCTGGAGCCTCTCCTACCTGGCCAACTCCTTTGATAACTCCCTGCCCTGGAACCATTGCCCACTGGTGAAGACCACCAATGTCActg acctctCTTGCCTTCGGACTGTGTCCCACCAGTACTTCTGGTACCACACCACCCTGAGCGCCTCAGGCCACATTGAGGAAGGGGTCGACGCCCTCGTCCTGCACCTCACACTGGGCATCTTCGCAGCCTGGTTCCTCCTCTTCTTAACCATGATCACAGGGCTGAAGATTTCAATGCAG CTCTCATCCTGGGCCTCGCTGGACCTCTGGCGTCAGGCAGGAGGCCATGTGGTTTATTCCTTAGGCCTGGGCCCGGGCACCACCATCAACTTCTCCTCCAAGGCTGGAGGCAACAGCTACATCCAGGTGGCCTCCTTGGTGGCCCTGGTCAACCTGGTGACCTCATTGCTGCTCACATCCATCATCTTTATAGTGCTGGAGTTCTGGGCCACCACCAGCGGCCACACCTGTGTTGAGAA GAGTGTCTCAAAATTGATAAGCCTGATAAAAAAGGGGGTGCTGCCTCAGGATGCCAAGCCCCCGGAAGACATCCTCCTCCTGCCCGCCCTGGACTACCTAGACTGGATCAGCAATCTCCCTCAACACCTCCAGTACCCGGTCATCCACTTCTCCCCATCCTGCAGCATCGTGACCCAGAAGGATAAG TTCATGGAGGGCCCTGGCCTGGCATTCGCAGCTTTCTCCCAAGCCATCTCGCTGTTCCCTGGCGCCTCTCTCTGGGCCATCCTCTTCTTCTTGGCCCTGGTCATCATGGGGCTGAGCACCTTGATGAGCATCTTGGAAGGCATTGTCTGTCCCCTCCAgacctccttctccctcttcagGAGGTATCCCAAGCTGCTCTCAG TGCTCGTCTGCTTGGGAGGTTTTCTGGGCAGCCTCGTCTTCACCAGTCACGCTGGCAGCTACATAATGTCCTTGTTTGATGACTGCCTGGTCCCGCTCACCCTCATCGTCATTGTGGCCTTCCAGAATGTGGCCCTGGCCTGGATCTATGGAGCCAGGAG ATTCAGGGAAGAAATGTTCAGTAAACTGGACCGCCTGCTGTGGTCCTTCTTCACTTTCCTGTGGCGCTACGTGACCCTGCCTGGGCTGCTGGCCCTCTTCACCATCTGCCTCATGCAGCTCCACCGGAGGGTACCGTCCTACTACACCGCCTGGAACAGCAGTATG AGCCAGGAAGTAAAACAGCCCTACCTGCAGAGCGCCCTGAGCTGGGTCACCTTCCTCAGCATCCTCACCTTTCTGCCAATCCCAGTGCAGCCACTCCACCACTGGTGGCACCTCGAGGACCACGTTGCTTTTGATCCCTTTGAAACGCTACAGTCCAAAAAGATGCCCTTGGTGCCCCCCAAGTCGTTACAGTACCCCAAACACCAATTGGTGACGTCCCAGAAGACAGACACTGAATGCTCATCTAGAAAAGTCAACCCACCCTTGATTAGGAGGCTGAACCTGAGCTCCTTATGGAGGTTCAGCCTGCCCTTGAGTGAGTACAGCCAGAGCTCTTCCTGGTTCAGCCTGCCTGTCATTTCATCCCTGACATCTGCGCTGTCCATGAGGAATGCCAGCACTCCCGTTTCAAGGCAGGTGAGCCTGGCCTCAGAAACCATAGGCAACAGTGACAAGAGCAGGGAGACCCAGGAAGAAAATTAG